DNA from Marinilabiliales bacterium:
TGTTGACATAATTAAAATTTTAATCCTGCTTCCCTGGCGGCATCAGCCAAAGCTTTTACCCTGCCATGATACAAATAGCCGTTTCTGTCAAATACCACTGTCGAAATACCTTTTTCAAGTGACTTTTCGGCAATGAGTTTACCAACTTGTTTTGCCTGTAAAGTCTTGGTCACCTTTTTGGCATCCCCGGCCTTGGTCACCTTTTTGGCATCCCCGGCCTTGGTCACCTTTTTGGCATCCTCGGCCTTGGCCACCTTTTTGGCATCCTCACCGGTCTTTTCCCTTGAGTCTGCGGCAACCAGTGTTTTCCCGTTGAGATCGTCAATCAGCTGAACATAAATACCTTTATTGCTGCGGAAAACCGACATCCTGGGCCGCTCCTGGGTCCCTGAAACATGTCTGCGGATTCTCATTTTTATCCGCTTTCTTCTTTTAAGCTTAGTTAAAGCCATGATTAAATACCTGTTTTGAAAAAATTATACACTTGCAGATTTGCCGGCCTTCTTCCTTATATGCTCTCCCACGAACTTAACTCCCTTGCCCTTGTAGGGTTCAGGTT
Protein-coding regions in this window:
- a CDS encoding 50S ribosomal protein L18; amino-acid sequence: MALTKLKRRKRIKMRIRRHVSGTQERPRMSVFRSNKGIYVQLIDDLNGKTLVAADSREKTGEDAKKVAKAEDAKKVTKAGDAKKVTKAGDAKKVTKTLQAKQVGKLIAEKSLEKGISTVVFDRNGYLYHGRVKALADAAREAGLKF